One window of the Halorussus sp. MSC15.2 genome contains the following:
- a CDS encoding ABC transporter ATP-binding protein, translating into MRSESTHDDPETMDATEPEPTSATAPRRESEAQTDPEAVLELDGVIKEYAAETAVNSLSLSVHEGELLTLLGPSGCGKTTTLRMMAGLERPDGGEVRLGGEVVADETRYVKPENRDVGLVFQDFALFPHLTVAENVAFGLTDADERETERRVDDLLELVDLAGHRDATPDELSGGQQQRVALARSLAPEPDILLLDEPFSNLDVRLRVEMREEVRRILKEAGVSAVSVTHDQEEALSISDRVAVMNDGQVEQVGKPESVFEHPESRFVASFLGQAGFLSAWHEEGTVVTPIGNFAPQRLNGLTTEYAGTDLDVLVRPDDLRATVVEESEADGHIIHRQYTGPSFVYRVELDNGDVVHCQHNHVEELDIGKPVRVALDADHTLAWYPPEEEGESITERVSETARSR; encoded by the coding sequence ATGCGTAGCGAATCCACACACGACGACCCCGAAACGATGGACGCAACCGAACCGGAACCCACGTCGGCGACTGCACCGCGACGCGAGAGCGAGGCCCAGACCGACCCGGAGGCGGTGCTGGAACTCGACGGCGTCATCAAAGAGTACGCCGCCGAGACGGCGGTGAACTCGTTGTCGCTGTCGGTCCACGAGGGCGAACTCCTCACCCTGCTCGGTCCCTCGGGATGCGGCAAGACCACCACGCTCCGGATGATGGCCGGACTCGAACGCCCCGACGGGGGCGAGGTCCGACTCGGCGGCGAGGTAGTGGCCGACGAGACCCGGTACGTCAAGCCCGAGAACCGAGACGTCGGTCTCGTCTTTCAGGACTTCGCGCTGTTCCCGCACCTCACCGTGGCCGAGAACGTCGCCTTCGGTCTCACGGACGCCGACGAGCGAGAGACCGAGCGCCGCGTGGACGACCTGCTCGAACTCGTTGACCTCGCGGGCCACCGCGACGCCACGCCCGACGAGTTGTCGGGCGGTCAGCAACAGCGCGTCGCCCTCGCGCGGTCGCTCGCGCCCGAACCCGACATCCTCCTGTTGGACGAACCCTTCTCGAACCTCGACGTTCGCCTCCGGGTCGAGATGCGCGAGGAGGTCCGCCGAATCCTGAAGGAGGCGGGCGTCTCCGCCGTCTCGGTCACTCACGACCAAGAGGAGGCCCTCTCTATCTCCGACCGAGTGGCCGTGATGAACGACGGGCAGGTCGAACAGGTCGGTAAACCCGAGAGCGTCTTCGAGCATCCCGAGTCTCGGTTCGTCGCCTCCTTCCTCGGACAGGCCGGATTCCTCTCGGCGTGGCACGAGGAGGGGACGGTCGTGACGCCCATCGGCAACTTCGCCCCGCAGCGACTCAACGGCCTGACGACCGAGTACGCGGGGACCGACCTCGACGTGCTGGTCCGCCCCGACGACCTCCGGGCGACCGTGGTCGAGGAGTCGGAGGCCGACGGTCACATCATCCACCGCCAGTACACCGGTCCCTCCTTCGTCTACCGGGTCGAACTCGACAACGGCGACGTGGTCCACTGCCAGCACAACCACGTCGAGGAACTCGACATCGGCAAGCCGGTCCGCGTGGCGCTCGACGCCGACCACACGCTGGCGTGGTACCCGCCGGAGGAGGAAGGCGAGTCGATTACCGAGCGCGTCTCCGAGACCGCGCGCTCCAGATGA
- a CDS encoding iron ABC transporter permease — translation MATRDRLRRATAKLGDEESPPVSLVLLAGAVAAAVAFPVVWLVIRSLEIGSQQALDLLFQPSTLEVVTNSVALVAGVTLGSILIGVPLAVLTVQTDLPFRRFWTVVVSLPLVVPSYIGAFAFVSAFGPHGVLSDLLAPLGVESIPTIYGFEGATLVLTLFTYPYVFLTTRAALLSFDGTLMEAARTLNHGRWAAFRKVTLPQIAPGIAAGSLLVALYALSDFGTPAIMHFEVFTQQIYVAMWEPNYAALLSLQLLTFAAVILALENRISESEEGAHVSRGSGTVRISLGLWKGPALLFCALVATLCLVVPVGILFMWLTRSGPGFAGGGFGFSWVYGANSVWVAALAALAATLAALPVAYLSGRSDSPLATLFERASYVGYATPGVVLGLALVYFSSSNTPELLGVEVSLYQTIPLLVFAYVVRFLPQAVGSVRSSVLQVDPKLTEAARTLGESPGAAFRRVTLPLVRPGVVAGAALVFLTTMKELPATLLVRPTGFETLVTYIWRVQDAGYYGQAAVPALALVGVSALSMLVLLKQDGSLVRQEGGKDA, via the coding sequence ATGGCGACCCGCGACCGTCTCCGGCGTGCCACCGCGAAACTCGGCGACGAGGAGTCGCCGCCGGTCTCGCTGGTCCTGCTGGCGGGGGCGGTCGCCGCGGCGGTCGCGTTTCCGGTCGTGTGGCTCGTTATTCGGTCGCTCGAAATCGGTTCCCAGCAGGCGCTCGACCTGCTCTTCCAACCCTCGACGCTCGAAGTCGTGACTAACAGCGTGGCGCTCGTCGCGGGCGTCACGCTCGGGTCGATTCTGATAGGCGTCCCGCTCGCGGTCCTCACGGTCCAGACCGACCTGCCGTTTCGGCGGTTCTGGACGGTCGTGGTCTCGCTCCCGCTGGTCGTGCCCAGCTACATCGGCGCGTTCGCGTTCGTCTCGGCCTTCGGCCCTCACGGCGTCCTCTCGGACCTGCTCGCGCCGCTCGGCGTCGAGTCGATTCCGACGATTTACGGGTTCGAGGGCGCGACGCTGGTCCTCACGCTCTTCACGTACCCCTACGTCTTCCTGACGACTCGGGCCGCGCTGCTATCGTTCGACGGCACGCTGATGGAAGCCGCCCGGACGCTCAACCACGGTCGCTGGGCCGCCTTCCGGAAGGTCACGCTCCCCCAGATAGCGCCCGGCATCGCGGCCGGGAGCCTGCTCGTCGCGCTCTACGCGCTCTCGGACTTCGGAACCCCGGCCATCATGCACTTCGAGGTGTTCACCCAGCAAATCTACGTGGCGATGTGGGAACCGAACTACGCGGCCCTGCTGTCGCTCCAACTGCTCACGTTCGCCGCGGTCATCCTCGCGCTCGAAAACCGCATCTCCGAGAGCGAGGAGGGTGCCCACGTCTCTCGCGGGTCGGGGACGGTCCGCATCTCGCTCGGTCTCTGGAAGGGTCCGGCGCTCCTGTTCTGCGCGCTGGTCGCCACGCTGTGTCTGGTCGTCCCCGTCGGTATCCTGTTCATGTGGCTGACCCGGAGCGGTCCGGGCTTCGCCGGTGGCGGGTTCGGGTTCTCGTGGGTGTACGGCGCGAACTCTGTGTGGGTCGCGGCGCTGGCCGCGCTGGCCGCGACGCTTGCGGCGCTTCCCGTCGCCTACCTCTCGGGTCGCTCGGACTCCCCGCTCGCCACGCTGTTCGAGCGCGCGAGCTACGTCGGCTACGCGACTCCGGGCGTCGTGCTGGGTCTCGCGCTGGTCTACTTCTCGTCGTCGAACACGCCGGAGTTGCTCGGCGTCGAGGTGAGCCTCTACCAGACGATTCCTCTGCTGGTGTTCGCCTACGTCGTCCGATTCCTGCCGCAGGCAGTCGGGTCCGTCCGGTCGTCGGTCCTGCAGGTGGACCCGAAACTCACGGAGGCCGCCCGGACTCTCGGCGAATCGCCGGGCGCGGCGTTCCGCCGCGTGACGCTTCCTCTCGTCCGGCCCGGCGTGGTCGCGGGCGCGGCGCTGGTCTTCCTGACCACGATGAAGGAACTACCAGCGACCCTGCTCGTGCGTCCGACAGGTTTTGAAACCCTCGTCACGTACATCTGGCGAGTACAGGACGCGGGTTACTACGGACAGGCCGCCGTCCCCGCGCTCGCCCTCGTCGGCGTCTCCGCGCTCTCGATGCTCGTCCTCCTCAAGCAGGACGGTAGTCTGGTGCGCCAAGAAGGAGGGAAAGATGCGTAG
- a CDS encoding extracellular solute-binding protein: MSKRRGWTRRRLLASGAVGAAAGLSGCLSQFTQQQDENGSDLTISDFRGSGPLVESRSAPGGTSMDDLPDLEGTLNLYLGGGEGGLYENLVRLVERKYPNFTAKVRMAPSTQLANEIIEVEKGGESPADVFWSIDSTSLGLVADAGIATKLPKRVVKPVPKGFKDGDRSWVGVAGRARSIPYNTDELSESDIPNKVGKFTQNAGLKGAMGWAPTYGAFKSFVTAMRLLEGPEATKQWLRGMQNQNISRYPDEFQVSNAVADGEIQAGFANHYYALRVISSRENAPIDLAFTKNDAGALVNVSGCEILKSTDQKELAADFVRHLLSSEAQEFFATQTFAYPTVPEVSPVGPLPTVDELKPPQLDLSKLSNLEPTLKLMREVGVL, encoded by the coding sequence ATGAGCAAGCGTCGCGGATGGACACGGCGTCGGCTTCTCGCGTCGGGTGCGGTCGGCGCGGCGGCCGGACTGTCGGGGTGTCTGAGTCAGTTCACGCAGCAGCAGGACGAGAACGGTTCGGACCTCACGATTTCGGACTTCCGCGGGTCGGGTCCGCTGGTCGAATCACGCTCCGCACCGGGCGGCACGTCGATGGACGACCTCCCGGACCTCGAAGGAACGTTGAACCTGTATCTCGGCGGCGGCGAGGGGGGACTCTACGAGAACCTCGTCCGACTCGTCGAGCGGAAGTACCCCAACTTCACCGCCAAAGTTCGGATGGCCCCCTCGACCCAACTCGCGAACGAAATCATCGAGGTCGAGAAGGGCGGCGAGAGTCCCGCGGACGTGTTCTGGTCCATCGACTCCACGTCGCTGGGTCTGGTCGCCGACGCAGGAATCGCGACGAAGCTTCCGAAGCGCGTCGTGAAACCCGTCCCGAAGGGGTTCAAGGACGGCGACCGCTCGTGGGTCGGCGTCGCCGGGCGCGCGCGGTCGATTCCGTACAATACGGACGAACTTTCGGAGTCCGACATCCCGAACAAGGTGGGGAAGTTCACGCAGAACGCCGGACTCAAGGGCGCGATGGGGTGGGCACCGACCTACGGCGCGTTCAAGTCGTTCGTCACCGCGATGCGCCTGCTGGAGGGTCCCGAGGCGACCAAGCAGTGGCTCCGCGGCATGCAGAACCAGAACATCTCGCGCTACCCCGACGAGTTCCAAGTCTCGAACGCGGTCGCGGACGGCGAGATACAGGCCGGGTTCGCCAACCACTACTACGCGCTGCGAGTCATCTCGTCCCGAGAGAACGCCCCCATCGACCTCGCGTTCACGAAGAACGACGCGGGCGCGCTGGTCAACGTCTCGGGGTGTGAGATTCTCAAGAGCACCGACCAGAAGGAACTCGCGGCGGACTTCGTGCGCCACCTGCTCTCCTCGGAGGCCCAGGAGTTCTTCGCCACCCAGACGTTCGCGTACCCCACGGTCCCCGAGGTGTCGCCGGTCGGTCCGCTGCCGACGGTGGACGAACTCAAGCCGCCTCAACTCGACCTCTCGAAGCTCTCGAACCTCGAACCGACCCTCAAGCTGATGCGCGAGGTGGGTGTTCTCTGA